The Helianthus annuus cultivar XRQ/B chromosome 15, HanXRQr2.0-SUNRISE, whole genome shotgun sequence genomic sequence tagttggagcttttaataaaatgtataaaatgaccaaaatggcgTTATCTTTAGAGGATAAAATAGTCATTTTCTCCTTAAAAGCTTCTAGCTCCTTCTAAACTCTACGAGTAGGAGCGTTTAACCAAAAGCTTCAaactcctaacctaaaagctttaAGCTCCTTCAATCAAATAAGGCTTTTTATTGAGTAGCACATTTTTCTTAAAAGAAGCTAGAAACTACCAAAAACTTCATGAGTACCAAGATAACTGTGAGAAGTAATGAAAACGGTTGAACTACTGTGTCAATTTCAGTATGTTAATTTTAACAATAACTACCATTCAATGGAATTATGATCACCCATTATTTCGGTTTTAATTACCATTCAACTTTAGTGAACAAAAATCAAGTATTGGTATTTATTTGGTCATGTTTAGACACCCAAGAGTAACATGGTTACATGAAACAAATGGACATAATTAGATATCCATAATCCCGTAATTTTAATACAAAGACACAATTATGTAAACAAAACAGACATCCATATTCTCATGCCATTTAAAATTTAAGCTTctgttttttaaattttcataaaCTTTCTAGATACTAAAGCAATATATCCTAAGTATTCATAAGCATATAAGTGAGTTATATTGCATATTCACTAAATAACATAATCCAAACTCATCAAAACCTTAATTTAAGACTATTAAGATAACTAAATAAAAAGTAACAAAAACGGTTGAACCACCAAGTCAGTTTCAATATGTTAAGGCCACTGGGGGCGGATGCTTTTCAACGCGTAATGGCTTAATTCAACGCGTGGAACAATCGTGAAGACCACCGCCACCTCTCAATTTAACGCGTGATGGCACCACGAATTTTGATTTCGTTATTTTCTTCACGGCCCGTGATGATTTTTTTGTGAGGGTAATtattggttggggggaaattgttgggtgtggtggtgagtgatgaccattgccaccaaaaaaggttgtgagtgatggaaaaatggttgatgacatggcggaacttgattggatgcttgtgagtgatagaattctatcactagtgaccacccccaccccTAACTTTAACAATAACTATCATTGAATGGATTCATGATCACCCGTTATTTATTTTAGATGCCCATTAAGctttaacaaacaaaacacaagtATTGGTATTCATTTGATCATGCTTAAACACCCAAGGGTAGACTTGAGATTTAAAGTTCATATACATTTCTTGAAGTGCAACTCTTTATTCAAAATTAGTTTAGCAAACATAGCTAATCAATTCATCAAATTATCATTTAGGGTCAATTTTAGTCAAATTAGAGTCAAGTGAGTTATTCCACTAAATTTCACAGCTGCACTATTTGTAAGGATTTAAACTTATACTATCTTTATATTTTTATGGAAGGAATTATATACCACTACACCTTAGGTAATAGATAGATTTCCAAAATAACTAAGTTGAAAGACTAAATCATGCTAACCACAAATACATAGAAAATTATCATTGTTATACAAAATAAACAATTCCATTACAATACATCAAACGCGTTGGTATCAAGGGGGATTCATGTACAAGATAACAGGTGCATTCTATATGAGTATGATGTGGAGTCAGCGGATCACATTTTGATCAATTGTAGAGCTGCGGTTGAAGTTTGGCAACAATTGCATTCGTGGATGAATGTCCCTATGAATCAATCACACTATTCCGTTGAAGAAATGTTGCAGAGCGTCAACGGAATGAATGTTTTGAAGAATAAAAAGTATATAATTCATGCAGTTTACATTTTCGCTATGTGGTCCATATGGAAAGCGAGAAATAGGAAAAGATTTGAAGGTggaaacataaacaaacataagctaGTGGAGGAGAACAAAGAAATAGCGTATGATTGTGTGGTCAACCGGTCCAAGTTCAAGGAATTCTTGTGGGATGaatcgcgaagtttcgatatacAAGTGTAATAGACATGGTGAATGTGTTGTTCTTTGTGGCGTAAGTTGATGTAATATGTATTTGGGTTGGTAGGTTCATGCTATGGGCTTTGTATCTTGTTTGTGTTATAAAAGTTAGTGTTTCCTTTAAACAAATAGTGTATTGCATTCTAACATGCATAAtgtgttttaaataaatatttatcaatTTCAACTGATGAAACATTTTCTTTGCAAAACAACTCTCATGTAAATATAACATGATTGTACGACCCTATAAACAATATATAGATTCATGAAGGAAAAAAAAACACTTTAATACAATTTAGTACGTTACaagatttcacaatttaaatatACAAACTTGTTAtaaacttttatttttaaaaacaaattCAAATTATCAATATCTAAACTACTATCTAATTTTAACGAGTTTCTCGAACTCaatatatttttctttaaaataataaatatatcaAAATTTCAAATTCATTAAGTATATACTTTGAAGTAAAACATTAGCTTAATTTTCTGCACTAAAGAATTAATTACTCTTAatatatttgtttttattataatttgagtaaattacaaaaatcgtcctttatgtatgtcagtTATTGCAAATTGtttcctttgtcttcaataattacaggaAAAATACTcaatgtttgcaaactctttcaAGTTATGTCATTTAACCCTatctcagttaatttttgtggttaaatttgaccaaatggaccccacatgagggtatttttgtggttaaatatgatcaaatggaccccacatgagagtaaaatgatcaaaataccctcatgtgaggtccatttggtctgatttaaccacaaaaaaattaactgagttagggctaaaggatataacttggaagaatttgcaaacatcgagtacgttttctgtaattattgaagataaagaaCACAGTTTGGAATAAGTGATGTACATAAATGCCgattttttgtaatttactcttataatTTTGGTTCTTATCATCTCCATAAAATCAAATTTCTTATCATTTTTTTTCTTATCattaacattaaaaaaaaaaaaaaattaaatctaGAGATTGCACCCCACAAGGACACAATGCACATGAAAACCCCTATAAATACATCGTCCCCTCCATACATTTTCTTACACCAAAAACAATCCAACAACACCCTAATTAATCTTCTACAATTCTAAAACAATGGCAGGAATGATGATGAAGGTTTTCTTTGTTATGGTTGCATGCATGGTGGTCTCAGCGCCTCATGCTGAGGCTGCTATAACTTGCGGTCAGGTGGTAAGCAAGTTGGTCTCATGCTTAGGCTACCTGCAGACTGGTGGCACTCCAACCCCTGCTTGTTGTAGTGGTGTTACGAGTCTCAACGCCGCAGCGCAAAGCACCCCGGACCGTCAAGCTGCCTGCAACTGCCTCAAAAGTTCTTATTCATCCTACCCCGGTATCAGTCCTGCCAACGCCGCTAGCCTTCCCGGCAAGTGTGGTGTTAACATTCCCTACAAGATCAGCCCTAGCACCGACTGCTCCTCGTATGTTTACTTATAGATATAAATAAACATTGCATTTCAATTATTTTCTTATATTTTTTTATGATTCATCATTTTTGTTTTTAACGTATGGCAAAAATTATAACAATAGACAATATTGAGTTATTGACCAAGACTTTTCCTATATAGACGCACTTTTTGAAGTGTGTAAACCGATCAGAAAGTGACACTTAAGTCTTAGCCAGTActttttgaaacaaaaacttaTGTTATACTTTTTGACACAAAAACTTATGTTTAGACTGCgaggtatggggcgggggtttggacgtgggtgggctgaaaacgcccaagccaccaccccgggtgggcatgggtttgggcgtggcccctttttcgtgggtttgaagccgggcgtgggacgggctagcaaggtgacatggcaggctctcaatggctatgtgtcaactcatgcccccaacccaagctccCAACTCAAGCCCCACCCCCAACCCAAGCTCCCAactcaagccccaccataccccatgggcgtgagtttttttttccatttttttcccattccacgtgtcaacaaatgccccaacccatgccccaacccaagcccaccataccccacagtcttaACTGACAAAGGGCAAAATTATAACATATAGATgtgaaaattgtaaaaaaaaaatgtgGAAATTTTGGAAAAAACAAGGTCAACATTGTATGAGTAAAAAACTGCACATAATTAAATGCACATGTATATGTTATAATTTTGTCCTTTGCCGCTTGGGTCGAAtgtatgttttaattaagttttattttcaaaaataaataaataaataaataaatgcacATATAGATCGATATAAAATTAGAAGAATGCCATTTTTATTTCATGGATTCAAACTAAGGTTTTTAAAGTGTGATTAAGTCTTTCTGTTCTAGTCTTctagatattattattattattattattattattattattattattattattattattattattattattattattattattattgttatcttAAGCAAATAAAATGAGTTGAAGGAAAATAATAACCTTGTAATTGTGCATATATAGCCGCATTATATGAATAATTATTTTTGTATCTGTTTGGTCTTGTAGGGTTCACTGAGGTTCATCATGGAAAGACTCTAGGGATATGGGAGGCTTGAAGAAAATAATAAAGTTGTTATTCCAATAATAAACATGGAATACCTAGTAGTATTGGTTGTCTAGAAACATATCTATGCATCTCTTTTCTTTGTCTTTGGTTTTATGTAGTGTTGTGGTGAGTTTTGGAATGCCTCTCTTTGTCTCTAATTaatatgtatttttgtgaaaTGAGTGCTTCTTTCTGTGTCTAGCGGTTTGTAATCGTTTCTCCCTAGCTTTATtccagaaagaaaaaaaaaaccaacaaaaacaaGAAAAGATAATAGTAAAACTTGAATAAATATTGCATTTAAAGGTATTTGTTTATGAAGTTTTATTTTTGCAATGAGATTGCGCCTATTCACGTTTACACATTTAAACACTTTCTCATTTCTCGCTTTCTAGATACTCCACAACGTTAAAGGCGTAATAAACTGCATGAACTATTCTCTTCCGATTTCCGAACCACTGAAATGCCCAAATTGTTTATGCTCCTTATCAGATCTCCCACtgttgaaaatgattttttttgaaAGGGAAACTTCTTTAAAAAACGACCAAACCTCAAATCGAGGGGCCCAAAACAACAAACGAcattacataattacaaatttacaccaatcgtGTCAAGAAATATCTTTAAACTTCGACCTACTTTTGAACCATAAAAACTGGTCGCCTTAATATCACTCATAATGTCGCAGATCTTAACATCTTTGCTGTCAAATCTGGCTCTGTTCCTGGCCTTCCAAATACACCAACACCCAATCCTAATGATCCCTTTAAGCGCCTCCTCTACATCTTTTTTAGCCCCACGTGATTATGAACCTCGGCAATATCTTTGAaataaaaaaagaacaaattCTGGATATTACACCACTTACTGATATGAAACTAAATCGCCGAAgtggcgcagcttgttgcccgtttaccaactatctcgatgtaaattattatataataaaaaagatatattatgcgagtttaaaaaaaattactcaTTTGAAAGACAAGTAGATAAACGCGTTAATTATTGACATTCATGATATGTATGTGTTACAACTAACAGTTAATATTAACATTGGTAGCACAAAAATAAAACCCTTAACCACCTACTTAGGGTGTAACAGGATCCAAGAGGTTTGGAAAGGATTACTTCATTGGGCTGTTATAAGAGTTAAAAGTTAGCCCAGTTTACTTTAGTTAGTTAAAGTTTAACCCAATTTTGATTTAACGAATTCTAGTATAAATATTCAAATATGacagtttttataaaataaaagaaaatcaaACCTAGGTCCGGTCCGATTTTTATATCAAGTACAAACCAAGCCGTTCGCTACAGACTGAAAAATCTAAAACCGACCGGCTGAAAGTTAGAATACAAAACCGATGACTAGTTTGAATGGTTTCACGATATTAAACCAAACCGCGAACAATACCCCTAATTCATAGGTGTTCTTTCACATAGGCAAAATTTGATATGTCCATCGGTACCAACATGAATGTTTTCCTTGACGAATGACACCTCCGTTTGTAAGGCATGCATTAAGTATGCTCTAATTTAAGATTTTAACAACATTCTTTAATCAACGGCAATTGTCAAACCTGAACCGACCCAATGAAAACCTAGTTTTGGCAATCGAACCGAACCTATCCTTTCCCTCTCAAAAACCAGTTCCATATCTAAACTGGTCTTGACCATGTTTGACCCAAACCGGAACTGGTTCCAACCCGAATTCATTTAGGAACATAACACCACCTCTACTAGGGGATTGAGTAATCCCACCCAATGACAATTTTATCCCCTGTTGGACTGGGTGCAGGCCCACATGGTCTAAGCCCAAAGTTTTCACTTTTCAATTTTCATGTATGACTTGTGGGCCTTGTGGCGCTACAGGCCATGTATGTTAGGTGATGAAGTAAACTTCTTGCATGTGCTAGGAAGGGAAGACCAGATGCCTCAATTTGACATTCACCCAGATGTCTCTCGAAAATGATCTAAGCGGAATCGAACCCGCGTCTCCATTAGGAAGGAAAGACCTTTTGACCACTGAACCATCATCTCCGGACGAAAATTGGATATTTCGCTTGAGCAATTTGAGGGGTTTCATTTCAAGTCTAATTCTATTCATTGTCTAATCAAATATGTTATCTATTAAATAAATTTCTTGTTTCAGTTTtacaatttctttttttttttttaacggcagaTTTTAttaaacacaacaaaaaataattTCTATCAACAAATTGGGCTTTTGTGCATCCCAACATTTCAAACTTAACTTGAACTATGTTGATGTGGGCCATGTTGCAACAATTGCTTAATTTATTTGATAAAAATATGTTTTCAACTTTCAATATTATTATGTGAAATTAACATAAAAAGAAATTAGGTAAACGGGTTATGTGGCAACAATAGCAGGTAAACGAGCAACAAACTTTGAATAGAATACTAGAGGGACAAAGTTGTTTTGTTATGGAAGacgtttatttaaaaaaaaaacagatgatACAAAGCTTATACGGAAGATCAACAAGACGTTTCCACATGGTTCATTAACTTCCAAAGATGTTCAACTTTACTGTGGCAGTTTATAGCAAAATGGTGCAGGTTTCCGGTTCTATATATTTGCGACTTAAAGGATCTCACGGGTCTTTATAATAACATGAGACTCAATGCGACGACAAAGAATATGGTTCAAGGTTTGATGATTATAGGGTGTTGGAGAATATGGAAGGCTCGGAATGATTGCATATTTAATAACAAGAGTACAAAAATTGCGGAGATCATTTCGGATGTGAAGGCGTACGGCTTTTTATGGTACAAACATAGGAATAGAAATAGAACATTTACTTGGGAAGAATGGTGTAAATGTGATATGATGTAAGGTTTTTGGGCCGTTTGGTCTCCGCCTTGGGGATCAAACGTGTCGTTtctttttaatgaagtttaattttcaaaaaaaaaaaaaaaaaaaacttccaaAGATGATCGGTTTTGATCATCATTAATACACACACTTTATTCGTTGTTTTAAAGTTGCAAGTAATTAATTTACCCGCTCGTAAAGCCTTAGGATCTAATCTAGAATTGCAGACCAACTCATTTCATCTTTAGCGGCTAATAAGTTGCCTATTTACGCCATAAATTGTCTCATTTTGACTTCATATGTGAAATaagttaacttttttttattaataataacatgattattttttattattaaaaaaaaaactagttacaTAAAAAAAGTACATTACAAAAGAATTTAGCTTCTAGAAGTATTGATATTTTTTATAAGGAAAATGTGAAAATTGAtcaatttttatatattttattattataaactTTTAGCTAAGTAAATAAACTAATATAAGAATATTTTATTATTGTAAACTTTTAGCTAAGTAAATCAAATAATATAAGACTTCAATATTATATAATGATTATTTTAGTTAAACTATATAGAAAACATAGAACAATAATTGTTATATAACTTGGTGTCATTCAAAATTTCAACTTCAATCAACAtgactttttttataaaaactatacAATAATAAAACTTAAGTTGTGTTTGTGATTGAAAATTTCAAGTGACCGTATAAGATAGTGTTAGTTAACAATAAGTGACACTTTGCCTCCACCATTCCAGCTAATAGAGAATACAGTACTACTATATAACGAAGCAGGGGGTATTGGTGTTTGTTTGTACAGACCAAAAATGTAATACCTTCGGATAACTACACACACCTCATTTTATACAGATTTATATTTATAAGAGACTTAACCTCGTTTATGGAATGAAGAGTTTCTATGTTATACCGCGATTCCATCAAATAGAAAAACATTTGATAACCAAAACGGCAACCAAAAGGCATGTGACCCATGTTGGTGAGAATATATGTCTAATGGTGGACAAAGGTGTATACTTATGAATAAGATTAGAGGTTGTAtgttgttgttaaaaataataatacctAAAACGCCAAAATGCTATACTAACTAGCTATACTAACACACACATGCCTGGTTAGTATGATATGCAAAACTGTGTCAGATTATTGTATGGAACAATGGATAATCAATGAATATAAAAGATAAGTGTGACATGAAATTGTTTTGTTTCCGCATTAGTTTAAAGTATCTCAATGAATTATATATCTTTCTTGAAGACCGATTTAATACCTATAGCTAGCaatatctattttttttttttttgaaggggATATTTTATTAAAAGAACAAGAACAAACACAGACTATACAAACAGAGAGATATACAAGAATTACATGAAATTACATGAAACTGAAAGAGCACCAATCCGACCAATCTAGAGTATGCGTTTTTCCTCGGTATCAAGATGTTCACAGAGTGGTGTTTATCCTCGACTGGTTGAAAGTTCTAGCTTTTAGATTTAAGAGTAGGTTTAAACAGTGTGATTagctgttttaaaaataaaaaccctTACCTAAGCTATATGGCAAATTCAATACCAAAGCGCATATAATCTATGTTGAAATAATATCTCTCCAAGCTAGTGGTGAGTGTTTAAGTCTCATTGTAAGCAAATGGTGTAAATTATTAGGAGTTGCATGAGTGTCTAAGTTTGTTATAAAACATTCTAGCAAATTCAATAACAACACAAAAACATTAGGAAAACAAACTATCAAACTTCGAACAAAATTACAAGAAATGAAATgaattgaaaacaaaattttgttaCCAAATTTCTATATATTACTCGAGATCATTTGAGTTTACTTTCACATCTCTTTATATGCTTTGTTACCGCTTACTAACTACAATGGTAGAAGACAATTTACAATTTTTGACCCCTCAAACCATGATAACTATTTCATTATACCCACATTGATTTTAGTTTGTATCATCATTTGACTCAAACAGGAACATGTGACCTTATTTACAAGACGGATATCAGGCTAAGTAAATATCTAACACAGACATAACATCTAACCTTTTAGACACACAATATAGAACATCAAACTTTCACTAACCATCATCTTCAATTTTGTAGAGGATTGACATGATCTATATAGTGGGACTTTGTCCTAAGGACTTTTAAACTTTATATATCaaatgcttggttagaaacaTTAAATTCACCTTATGTATATATCATGATAACTTTGTGATGTGACATACATAAAACATAACTCAAACCGGACaaaaactaaaaactaaaaaaaaaaaatagtttataagTTTAACATGTGACGATGAATCGATCTATCTACAATTTGTTTAACACGAATACAACTTCACTAAAACATGTTAATAATCCGCAAACCCATTGATAACTCATTTAACTCATTTACAACCTCAAACAATCAAGTCACCCATTTTAACATGCCAACCCTTTTGATCTATTCTAATAAACGGGTTGCATGGTTTTAACCGTGTATAAGTTAGAACTAAGGATTTAATAAGATCAACAATCAACATTTTTATATAGCGCATAAACTTTGATGTGTTGATTAATTTATGGCTTCTATTTACTAGCGCAATAAGGGTGTTTTAAGATATTGGGCATGGATGTAAAATGTTGGCTAAATCTGTAACCAAGGCATTAGGTATACCACACTGGTCAATTATGGCTTCTTTCACTTTGAAAGACATTAATTaatacataaaataaaaaataaaaaaaagacaaCAACCACACATGCTATAAACTCCTCTTTGGAATGCATAGGGCGTCTCTATAAATACACGACATTATCCATAATGCTTCATAACCAAacacataacaaaaaaaaacacatagCTTGTTCTACAATGGCAGGGATGATGATGAAGGTTCTATGCCTTACAATGGCTTGCATGGTTGTCGTTGCCCCTTATGCGGAGGCTGTATCCTGTAGTGATGTGGTGAACAAGTTGAGTCCATGCATAAGCTACTTGAAGAACGGTGGCTCAGTGTCCGCAGCGTGTTGCAATGGCATTAAGGGACTAAATGCGGCCGCAAAATCAACCGCAGATAAGAAGACGGCTTGCGGTTGCCTGAAGAATGCTTATCAATCTATATCTGGCATCAAAGCCGACAACGCCTCAGGCCTTCCCAAAAAGTGTGGTGTAAACATTCCTTACAAGATCAGCATGAGCACTAACTGCAACAAGTATGTCAAATTCACACACTTTATCTCATTGATCACATGTTTAAGTTTGAAACTCATAATAATAACTTCTTAAACTTATATATACATTGTTCcatagtttaatttttttttgtatatacaTTATGAGGAAACATAACACATGTTTAAGTAAAAGAATTCATTTTAGTTGTATTTCATTATAGTGTTAATAAAcctatatatattatttatttatttaaaatctaTTGATGTTACTTTTTGTGGTTGATTTTTGCAGCATAAAATGAGCCTTAGGTTGAACGGATGAAGATACAAATCTTAATCTGGCTGTGGGAGAATTAAAAGCcattaaataattaagtaatgctaaaacaaaatgaaaaaccCTGTTTCATTTTATAGGGGTAAATGTTTGTATGttcatttgctttgtattgtcTTTCAATAATATATAGTGtcttttttatataatataaatttgGTTTATCTCTCAAGCTCTATGCGTCTCTTGATACACACATATCAGTAAAATTCAGACCAATTAATGTTCATGTGTACCTATTAcgataaaaaaaaatgatgtgAAGGTTATATGCATTTAAACTTGATACAGTCAATGTCATCCAGATAGTAATAAGCAATGGAGTTTATTCATCTAGAGGTTACTTGAGAGAGAAACTGTTGTCCGGATAATGTTAATTGatgttttttttcattccttcaaTGGAAAGACAtctattgttattattgttgttgttgttgttgttattattattattattgttattgagACAATTATATATTTGTCATTTTTATTAATTGTATTTCATTACTCGTCTTTTTTGCCTATAAAACTGTACAAAGTAACACGACTCATTCTATTCGCATATAGTTAATCAAACATCACTGTCGCCGTAGCAGCTAAAATAACGGAGGAAGGAGGAGGGGGAAAAGTGGGTATGTGGCTTTCCCCTTAGGAAGGTTTCTTTACATCTAGTGAATGATCTAGTGAATGAAGGTCGCATATGCGCTGCAACATCACAACAGAATGAAATGATCTATTTCATTACGCTGTCCATTCCATTACTTAGCCCATTCAATTCTCTTGTTTATTCTATTACTTCATACCAAACAAACCCTTAGCAATTTCTAATGACGACGTATTATTCTTAGGTATCGTATTTTATTATGTGAAACGACCCAATATGAACACCCAAATTCATCGGGTTGTTAGGCATACACACACTAAAAATGATCTTACACAAAAAAATAGGGCCGCCATTTGTTTGCACTTACGAAAAAATGTAATactttttttagagtaaattacaagttttgtcctttatgtttataacAAATTTCAGACGATGTCCTTTAGCTTTAAAATTGACgggttttgtactttatgttacATAATCTTGCACATTtagtcctttagccctaacttagTTAAACTTTTCTGTTAAATCTAGTCAttcaagggtattttagtaattttacttgtatatttaaaattattttaatattaataaaaaagtaatgtattaaaaaaacaatattatattatatacacACTATCTTTCTCAGCCCTCTCTCTACCCCTCTTTCACCTCTCTCTCTAGACTTCAGGGAACAACAACCACCATTTCCCTCACACAGCCACCACCGCCCTCACAACCACCACCGCCCCTACAGCCCTCACAGCCACCGCCGCCCACACCAGCCAGCATCTCCTCCACATCTCCTCCACTTGCGTCTTCTTCTGGCGATAACCAAACTCCGGTGTCTCTTAGTACGATGCTAGGGTTTGGTTTCTGTATCTCTCTCCCTATTCAAGTGGAGCTGCCTTTGTTTTACTAAACAAGCACCAGGCTTGAAAGTTTTTACACAATTTCTATCGAGGTGCAAATTGTATGTTGTGAttttattttgatataatataaaATGTCATTTTCTAACACTTTATTGGTAACACTTACTGAAAATCAATGAATCGTTTTATAGAAATTTGTCTAATTAAGGAATGGTTTTGTATAAATTCTTTCTTTTGACTTTATAGCCATTTTCCACAAAGAACTCTTGTGTATTCAAAGACATTAGGCGACATATAATAGTTAAGTAGTTGCTGTGATTTTTGTCTAAGATGGTGGATGGTAGCGGGTTGGGGTTTCACCAGATCTGAGATGGTGGCAAGTTGTGATGGTAGATATGGTGGTGGCCTTAGCAGTGGTGgatgtggtggtgggttttgaatAATGGATGTGGTGGACGGTGATCGTGGACGGTGGTGGTTGGGTGGACAGTGATGGTGGACATTGATGGTTGGATGGATGGTGATGGTGGACATTGGTGGTGGATAGGGGTGTAACGTATATAATtgaataaatgggtaaaaagactaaaatacccttagttgACTAGGTTTAACAGAAAAAATTTAACTGAGTTAG encodes the following:
- the LOC110909858 gene encoding non-specific lipid-transfer protein-like, whose translation is MLHNQTHNKKKHIACSTMAGMMMKVLCLTMACMVVVAPYAEAVSCSDVVNKLSPCISYLKNGGSVSAACCNGIKGLNAAAKSTADKKTACGCLKNAYQSISGIKADNASGLPKKCGVNIPYKISMSTNCNNIK
- the LOC110909857 gene encoding non-specific lipid-transfer protein Lac s 1 is translated as MAGMMMKVFFVMVACMVVSAPHAEAAITCGQVVSKLVSCLGYLQTGGTPTPACCSGVTSLNAAAQSTPDRQAACNCLKSSYSSYPGISPANAASLPGKCGVNIPYKISPSTDCSSVH